A single window of Methylomarinum sp. Ch1-1 DNA harbors:
- a CDS encoding EAL domain-containing protein codes for MIVVGIGASAGGLEALLPFVSHLSADTGMTFVIIQHGSPDQPNLLADILRKNATIPVEEAENDTRLKANKIYVAPHDADVSIANDQLKIQIPSSHRLPQTTIDYFFSSLARNYQEKAIAIVFSGAGSDGANGLKAIKAAAGITMAQTPKSAKFSSMPKAAIKYADVDLTVEPEEAAIKLTAIADNFAKNIERNLAQGAPDGVKALIDQIFDTTGIDFVNYKSSTINRQIHRRMAILQIDEFDAYRRYCQDNAEELSRLANNFLVCVTSFFRDEQSFNALKQALKTIINRKAPGDEIRIWVPGCATGEEAYSIAIILLEELGATIARYRVQIYGTDINDNAVQIARKGDYSENALSGLSRELREKYFLRQEQGYSVNKNLRDLVMFSRQDLIKNPPFIRLDLISCRNLLIYLNQTLQEQVLKSFHYALLKNGILFLGQAESLWKLNDAFTRLDRNNKLFVKNSSLVIRPDFNAKKVNSFTLTTGDGGIKPVYPNYKMLGQDKLISAYAPPSILATREGRILEFYNNCDDFIKIKQGKADFNLFSIIDPVFKTELRAFCHQALSTNKTVSSPPLTLAADGLSRHYRLSVTPIYQQQDNDSLLLIAFEPISVDAESKTPDRAEELRITGLEHELRIARETLRTVTEALENSVSEWQNLNEEAQSTNEELQSTNEELETSNEELQSINEELTLVNDELTLKTKELGDVNDDLRNILESIGIAVIVIDSQMQVTRYNEVGNRFLQFDANSNAKPNIGVLETLFSCEQLISHVRQVIETRQSVQYRLAKQAKHYEFTIYPYRSLTGDNVTGAVLTIEDITESYRAEQQIRLSASVFEAANEAIVISDENNRIISVNPAFSEITGYSKDEVLGKDPKILNSGKQQKDFYRNLWRSLEDTGRWQGKIWNKRKNGEIYPEWLSISALKDPQGADKYVGIFSDISDTLRAQQLIHQQANFDALTKLPNRNLFYDRLQQAMTTAQREQKLLGLMFIDLDGFKDINDALGHSQGDRVLEEIAVRMKEVFRESDTFARFGGDEFTVLIPDLESETDMIAPTEKILEAIQMPIQVNDHELHITASIGITLFPNDGGEAETLLKHADNAMYTAKAEGRNAYRFFTQEMHEKAQRQHRIANDIKNAVKLELFDVYYQPVIDLENQRLCGAEALIRWRHPVRGFISPEEFIPVAESLNLIGQIGEFVLAKACRFIADLNHESDETLTIAVNFSSLQFISENGAEKWLDLIGDSGVGARNVVIEITESLMMSHKEHYIRQLQLLRAQGIKIALDDFGTGFSSLSYLKKLPIDIIKIDRSFIRDILIDDSDASLVESILDIAKNFSLEVIAEGVEDSGQAEFLQARPCGWAQGYYYSKPLPEQAFKQLTLGKKTHD; via the coding sequence ATGATCGTTGTTGGCATTGGTGCATCGGCAGGTGGTTTGGAAGCGTTGCTTCCTTTCGTATCGCATTTATCGGCGGATACGGGCATGACTTTTGTCATTATCCAACATGGCTCGCCCGACCAGCCGAACTTATTAGCCGATATTCTACGCAAGAATGCGACGATCCCGGTCGAAGAGGCCGAAAACGATACCAGACTTAAAGCCAACAAGATTTATGTCGCGCCGCACGATGCCGATGTCTCGATTGCAAACGATCAACTTAAAATACAGATCCCCTCCTCGCATCGACTCCCCCAAACCACCATCGACTATTTTTTCTCCAGCCTTGCCCGAAACTATCAGGAAAAGGCGATCGCAATCGTCTTTTCGGGGGCCGGCAGCGACGGCGCCAATGGCCTGAAAGCGATAAAGGCCGCCGCTGGCATTACCATGGCCCAAACCCCAAAATCGGCCAAATTCAGCAGCATGCCGAAAGCGGCGATCAAATACGCCGATGTCGACTTGACCGTCGAGCCGGAAGAAGCAGCCATTAAATTAACGGCCATTGCCGATAATTTCGCCAAAAACATCGAGCGCAATCTCGCACAAGGCGCTCCGGATGGCGTCAAAGCATTGATAGACCAGATATTCGACACGACCGGTATAGACTTCGTCAATTACAAAAGCAGCACCATTAACCGGCAAATTCATCGCCGCATGGCGATTTTACAGATCGATGAATTCGATGCTTACCGGCGTTATTGTCAGGACAATGCCGAAGAACTGAGCCGCCTGGCCAACAACTTTTTAGTCTGCGTCACCTCGTTTTTTCGCGATGAACAATCCTTCAACGCTCTGAAGCAGGCATTGAAAACCATCATCAATCGAAAAGCGCCCGGCGACGAAATCCGCATATGGGTTCCCGGCTGTGCGACCGGCGAGGAAGCCTATTCGATCGCGATTATTTTGTTGGAGGAACTGGGTGCGACAATCGCCCGCTACCGGGTACAAATATATGGCACCGATATCAATGACAATGCGGTGCAAATCGCCCGTAAAGGCGACTATAGCGAAAACGCGTTGAGCGGATTGAGTCGGGAGCTACGGGAGAAATATTTTCTGCGCCAGGAACAAGGCTATAGCGTGAATAAGAACCTCAGGGATTTGGTGATGTTTTCGCGTCAGGATTTGATCAAAAATCCACCATTCATTCGTCTGGACTTGATCAGCTGTAGGAACCTGCTGATTTATTTGAATCAAACGCTGCAGGAACAAGTGCTTAAAAGTTTTCATTATGCCTTGCTGAAAAACGGCATTCTGTTTCTCGGCCAGGCGGAATCGTTATGGAAGCTTAACGATGCTTTTACCCGGCTGGATCGTAATAATAAGCTGTTTGTCAAAAACAGCTCGCTGGTCATACGCCCCGATTTCAATGCCAAAAAAGTGAATAGTTTCACGTTGACGACTGGCGATGGAGGCATCAAGCCGGTTTATCCGAACTATAAAATGTTAGGCCAGGATAAACTGATCTCAGCCTACGCGCCGCCCAGCATACTTGCTACTCGCGAAGGGCGCATCCTGGAGTTTTACAACAACTGTGACGATTTCATTAAAATCAAACAAGGCAAAGCCGATTTCAACTTGTTTTCGATCATCGACCCGGTATTCAAAACCGAGCTTAGAGCCTTCTGTCATCAAGCCCTATCGACCAATAAAACCGTCAGCAGTCCGCCGTTGACGCTGGCAGCCGACGGCCTCAGCCGTCATTATCGGCTTTCGGTTACCCCAATTTATCAACAACAAGACAACGACAGCTTATTATTGATCGCCTTTGAACCCATTAGCGTAGATGCCGAAAGTAAGACGCCGGACCGCGCAGAAGAATTACGGATCACCGGACTGGAACATGAATTGCGTATAGCGCGGGAAACGCTGAGGACGGTCACCGAAGCACTGGAAAATTCGGTCAGCGAATGGCAAAACCTGAACGAGGAAGCTCAAAGCACCAACGAAGAGCTCCAGTCAACCAACGAAGAGCTGGAAACCTCCAATGAAGAATTGCAATCGATCAACGAAGAATTGACCTTGGTCAACGACGAGCTGACGCTCAAAACCAAGGAATTGGGCGACGTTAACGACGACCTGAGAAATATTCTGGAAAGCATCGGCATTGCCGTCATCGTGATCGATAGTCAAATGCAAGTCACCCGCTATAACGAGGTCGGCAACCGTTTTCTGCAATTCGACGCGAATAGCAACGCTAAACCCAATATCGGTGTTTTAGAAACCTTATTCAGTTGCGAACAATTGATTAGCCATGTCAGGCAAGTCATCGAAACTCGACAAAGCGTTCAATACAGACTGGCGAAACAAGCCAAACACTACGAATTCACGATTTATCCCTACCGTAGCTTAACCGGCGACAACGTGACGGGCGCCGTCTTGACCATCGAGGATATTACCGAAAGTTATCGGGCCGAGCAGCAAATCCGCTTGTCGGCCAGCGTTTTTGAAGCCGCCAACGAGGCCATCGTCATTAGCGATGAAAACAACCGCATCATTTCCGTCAATCCGGCGTTTAGCGAAATCACCGGTTATAGCAAGGACGAGGTCTTGGGCAAGGACCCGAAAATTCTGAATTCCGGAAAACAACAAAAAGACTTTTATCGAAATCTCTGGCGCAGCCTGGAGGATACCGGGCGCTGGCAAGGCAAAATCTGGAATAAGCGCAAAAATGGCGAAATATACCCCGAATGGCTGTCTATCAGCGCCTTGAAGGATCCTCAAGGCGCTGATAAATATGTCGGCATTTTCTCCGATATCAGCGATACCTTACGCGCTCAGCAACTCATCCATCAGCAGGCCAATTTCGATGCCCTGACCAAGCTGCCTAATCGAAACCTTTTTTACGACCGCTTGCAACAGGCGATGACCACCGCTCAACGAGAGCAAAAGCTGCTCGGCCTGATGTTTATCGATCTGGACGGCTTCAAGGATATTAACGATGCGCTGGGACATTCACAAGGCGATCGAGTGCTAGAGGAAATTGCCGTACGCATGAAAGAGGTTTTCCGCGAATCCGATACTTTCGCCCGCTTCGGCGGTGACGAATTCACCGTTTTGATTCCCGACCTGGAATCCGAAACCGATATGATCGCGCCGACCGAGAAAATTCTCGAAGCGATTCAAATGCCCATTCAGGTGAACGATCATGAATTACACATCACCGCCAGCATCGGCATCACCCTGTTTCCCAATGATGGCGGCGAAGCCGAAACCCTACTCAAACACGCCGACAATGCGATGTACACGGCCAAAGCGGAGGGCCGCAACGCTTACCGCTTTTTCACCCAGGAAATGCACGAAAAAGCTCAACGTCAGCATCGTATCGCCAACGATATAAAAAATGCGGTCAAACTCGAACTCTTCGATGTTTACTATCAACCGGTGATTGACCTGGAAAACCAACGCTTATGCGGCGCCGAAGCGCTGATTCGTTGGCGACATCCGGTCCGCGGATTCATTTCACCCGAGGAATTTATTCCGGTTGCCGAAAGCTTGAATCTGATTGGACAAATAGGCGAGTTCGTTCTGGCCAAGGCATGCCGGTTTATCGCCGATTTGAATCACGAATCGGATGAGACATTGACGATAGCGGTCAATTTCTCCTCACTACAATTCATCAGCGAAAACGGCGCCGAAAAATGGTTGGACCTCATTGGCGACAGCGGCGTCGGCGCCCGCAATGTCGTCATCGAAATCACCGAAAGCTTGATGATGAGTCATAAGGAACACTACATACGGCAACTGCAATTGCTCAGAGCCCAGGGCATCAAAATCGCGCTGGATGATTTCGGCACCGGATTTTCATCGCTCAGTTATCTAAAGAAACTGCCGATCGATATCATCAAAATCGATCGCTCGTTCATCCGGGATATTCTGATCGACGACAGCGACGCCTCGCTGGTCGAATCGATACTCGATATCGCCAAAAACTTCTCGTTGGAAGTCATCGCCGAAGGCGTCGAGGACTCGGGGCAGGCGGAATTTCTCCAGGCCCGTCCCTGCGGCTGGGCGCAAGGCTATTACTACAGTAAACCCTTACCCGAGCAAGCGTTTAAACAATTGACGTTGGGCAAAAAAACACACGACTAG
- a CDS encoding GNAT family N-acetyltransferase: protein MLKRLIAWFLFDQTLNIRMPVEEEKTRLLEIFNSARLSAGCFTEDPLDLAEFSRRINGEVVHVAEIGGQIAGFVSVWEAQAFIHHLYVCPRFQGQGLGKALLQMCERRYGRPLSLKCICANRRALGFYRRNGWISKGSGSGVDGAWERLWLKSTRDEVE, encoded by the coding sequence ATGCTGAAGCGTTTGATAGCTTGGTTTTTGTTCGATCAAACGTTGAATATTCGAATGCCGGTCGAGGAAGAAAAAACGCGATTGCTGGAGATATTCAATTCAGCGCGACTGTCGGCTGGATGCTTTACGGAAGATCCGTTGGATCTAGCCGAATTTTCCCGACGCATAAACGGCGAGGTCGTTCATGTCGCCGAAATTGGCGGGCAAATTGCCGGCTTCGTGTCGGTCTGGGAAGCGCAGGCTTTTATCCATCATCTTTATGTGTGTCCCCGCTTTCAAGGGCAAGGCTTGGGCAAGGCCTTGTTGCAGATGTGCGAACGGCGATACGGTCGGCCTTTGTCGCTCAAGTGCATTTGCGCCAACCGGCGGGCGCTCGGTTTCTATCGGCGCAATGGCTGGATTAGCAAAGGCAGCGGTAGCGGCGTCGATGGCGCCTGGGAAAGGCTGTGGCTGAAAAGTACGCGCGACGAGGTCGAGTAA
- a CDS encoding RMD1 family protein — protein sequence MNEPHKHCLTLCLAQNFDFSALCQHLLENKRALLFKDVLLIDHKDALSVVFPYGAVTHWNVSLDMRRKLHSELLEFAVNPLTEFQEDNFSYSLNATQNRIQHDCIYLESDDKKLLLAVSHAMAQSIKLAAFEQQAQQTINTTRHLPNSLASKGEINLSKKSLAKIRGQLFLTKSDINVNYDLLDTPDFFWEHPEYQALYTMAANYLELSQRTEVLTKKLETIHELLEMLADEQKHQHSSTLEWIIIWLIAVEIAITLLEKML from the coding sequence ATGAACGAACCCCATAAACATTGTTTGACCTTATGCCTGGCGCAGAACTTTGATTTCTCCGCCCTCTGCCAACATCTGCTCGAAAACAAACGCGCGCTGTTATTCAAGGATGTGCTGCTGATCGATCATAAGGACGCCCTGTCTGTAGTCTTTCCTTACGGCGCGGTGACGCATTGGAATGTCTCGCTGGACATGCGCCGGAAACTGCATAGCGAGTTGCTTGAGTTTGCCGTGAACCCGTTAACCGAATTTCAGGAAGATAATTTCAGTTACAGCCTAAATGCGACTCAAAACCGTATTCAACACGACTGTATCTATTTAGAGTCCGATGACAAGAAATTGTTGTTGGCGGTATCCCACGCGATGGCGCAATCGATCAAACTGGCCGCCTTTGAACAGCAGGCTCAGCAGACGATCAATACCACCCGTCACCTGCCGAATTCGTTGGCCAGCAAGGGTGAGATCAATTTGTCCAAAAAATCGCTGGCGAAAATTCGCGGCCAGCTGTTTTTGACCAAGAGCGATATCAATGTCAATTACGACCTGCTCGACACCCCGGATTTTTTCTGGGAGCATCCGGAATACCAAGCTTTGTATACGATGGCGGCCAACTATTTGGAACTGTCGCAACGCACCGAGGTATTGACGAAAAAACTGGAAACCATCCACGAGCTATTAGAGATGTTGGCCGACGAACAAAAACATCAACATTCGTCCACCTTGGAATGGATCATCATCTGGCTGATCGCGGTCGAAATCGCGATTACCTTGCTGGAAAAAATGCTGTAG
- the sucD gene encoding succinate--CoA ligase subunit alpha, with protein sequence MSILIDENTRMIVQGFTGKIGTFHAQDMINYGSNVVGGVTPGKGGQKHLDRPVFNTVKEAVEQAGAEASIIFVPPAFAADSIMEAADAGIKYCVAVTDGIPTQDMMAVKNFLRRFPKEERMVLTGPNCAGTISPGKSMLGIMPGHIYKQGNVGIVGRSGTLGYEAADQMKSLGIGISTSVGIGGDPINGSSHRDILEQFEQDPDTKVVVMIGEIGGPQEVEAGYFAKEHMSKPVVAYIAGLTAPKGRRMGHAGAIISSTGESAAEKVEILKGLGVTIAPTPSAMGETVAQVLAKL encoded by the coding sequence ATGTCTATTTTAATTGATGAAAACACTCGTATGATCGTACAGGGATTTACCGGCAAAATCGGTACTTTCCATGCCCAGGATATGATCAACTATGGCTCCAATGTTGTCGGCGGCGTGACGCCCGGCAAAGGCGGGCAGAAACATCTGGACCGTCCGGTTTTTAACACCGTTAAAGAAGCGGTTGAACAAGCGGGCGCGGAAGCCAGCATTATCTTCGTTCCTCCAGCGTTCGCGGCCGACTCGATCATGGAAGCGGCCGATGCCGGCATCAAATATTGTGTCGCGGTGACCGACGGCATTCCTACTCAAGATATGATGGCGGTGAAAAACTTCCTGCGCCGCTTCCCGAAAGAGGAGCGTATGGTGCTGACCGGCCCTAACTGTGCAGGCACAATCAGCCCGGGGAAATCGATGCTGGGCATCATGCCGGGCCATATTTATAAGCAGGGCAATGTCGGCATCGTCGGACGTTCCGGAACGCTGGGCTATGAAGCCGCCGACCAAATGAAATCGCTGGGCATCGGTATCTCCACCTCGGTCGGTATCGGCGGCGATCCGATCAACGGTAGTTCGCATCGCGACATTCTGGAGCAATTCGAACAAGATCCGGACACCAAGGTCGTGGTGATGATCGGCGAGATCGGCGGACCGCAAGAAGTCGAAGCCGGCTATTTCGCCAAGGAACACATGAGCAAGCCAGTGGTCGCCTATATCGCCGGTTTGACCGCGCCGAAAGGCCGCCGCATGGGGCATGCCGGAGCGATTATTTCGTCTACCGGTGAATCCGCGGCGGAAAAAGTGGAAATTCTCAAAGGACTGGGCGTCACGATCGCGCCGACGCCTTCGGCGATGGGCGAAACGGTCGCCCAGGTGTTGGCCAAGCTTTAA
- a CDS encoding malate--CoA ligase subunit beta, giving the protein MDIHEYQAKQLLAEYGIKIAEGGLAYSPEDAVQRTREIGGDVWAVKAQIHSGARGKAGGIKICKTHDEVSDAAEELLGKRLVTHQTGPAGKVCNRLYIEAGTEIAKELYFSFLVDREHERIVMVGSAEGGMEIEELAENNPDAIKKIHIEPAVGLCDFQARKMAFALGLESTQISQAVKLIKGCYRAMRDRDANMLEINPLVITGSGELVALDAKMGFDDNALFRQQKISELRDKTQEDPREMAAADRGLSYVGLDGDIGCMINGAGLAMATMDMIKLAGGEPANFLDVGGGASPERTEKAFRMVLADDNVKAMLVNIFAGINRCDWIAEGVVHAVNKIDMKVPLIVRLSGTNVEEGRKIIADSGLPIITADTLAEAAEKAVQARNEVVAKEG; this is encoded by the coding sequence ATGGATATTCATGAATATCAGGCAAAACAACTTTTAGCAGAATACGGCATTAAAATTGCCGAAGGCGGACTTGCCTATAGTCCCGAAGATGCGGTGCAGCGGACCAGAGAGATCGGCGGCGATGTCTGGGCGGTCAAGGCTCAGATTCATTCCGGCGCGCGCGGTAAAGCCGGCGGCATTAAGATTTGTAAGACTCATGATGAAGTCAGCGATGCGGCCGAAGAATTGCTGGGTAAACGCCTGGTGACTCATCAGACCGGACCGGCGGGCAAGGTCTGCAACAGGCTTTATATCGAAGCCGGCACCGAGATCGCCAAAGAGCTGTATTTCAGTTTTCTGGTCGACCGCGAGCATGAGCGCATCGTCATGGTCGGTTCGGCCGAAGGCGGCATGGAGATCGAAGAGCTGGCCGAGAACAATCCGGACGCGATCAAAAAAATTCATATCGAGCCGGCGGTCGGACTGTGCGATTTTCAGGCCCGCAAGATGGCTTTCGCCTTGGGTCTGGAATCGACTCAGATCAGCCAGGCGGTCAAGCTGATCAAGGGATGTTATCGTGCGATGCGCGACCGGGACGCCAATATGCTGGAAATCAATCCATTGGTCATTACCGGCAGCGGCGAGTTGGTGGCGCTGGATGCCAAAATGGGCTTCGATGACAATGCTCTGTTTCGTCAGCAGAAAATTTCCGAACTGCGCGATAAAACCCAGGAAGATCCGCGCGAAATGGCGGCGGCCGATCGCGGTTTGAGCTATGTCGGCTTAGATGGCGATATCGGCTGCATGATCAACGGCGCCGGTCTGGCGATGGCGACCATGGATATGATCAAACTGGCGGGCGGCGAGCCGGCTAACTTCCTCGATGTCGGCGGCGGCGCTTCGCCTGAGCGAACCGAAAAAGCCTTCCGCATGGTGTTGGCCGACGACAATGTCAAAGCCATGCTGGTGAATATCTTCGCCGGCATCAATCGCTGCGACTGGATCGCCGAAGGCGTCGTTCACGCAGTCAATAAAATCGACATGAAAGTGCCTTTGATCGTGCGTCTGTCCGGCACCAATGTGGAAGAAGGGCGCAAAATCATTGCCGACAGCGGTTTGCCGATTATTACCGCCGATACGCTGGCGGAAGCGGCTGAGAAAGCGGTGCAAGCACGCAATGAAGTGGTTGCGAAAGAAGGCTAA
- a CDS encoding HpcH/HpaI aldolase/citrate lyase family protein produces the protein MSHTLFEANAQRVQRCELAVPGSNPGMFEKALKSGVDFIFLDLEDAVAPDDKLQARKNVIEAINDLDWEGHGITISVRINGLDTQYMVRDVVDLVEQCGEKLQTILIPKVGVYADVYMVEAMLSQLEMQQGLKHRIGIECLIETALGMANVEDVAKQGALGGRLEALHFGVADYAASNRARTVNIGGLNPDYPGDQWHAAISRMTVACRAYGLRPIDGPFGDIKDPEGYKQAARRAAALGCEGKWAIHPSQIELANEVFTPPTEEVDKAKRILEALKEAAAQGKGAAALDGRLIDAASERMANNVVRTAEAIAAKSK, from the coding sequence ATGAGTCATACATTATTTGAAGCCAATGCCCAGCGTGTACAGCGTTGTGAATTAGCTGTGCCGGGATCAAATCCTGGTATGTTCGAAAAAGCACTGAAAAGCGGCGTTGACTTCATCTTCCTCGATCTCGAAGATGCGGTTGCTCCCGATGACAAGCTTCAAGCCCGTAAAAATGTCATTGAAGCGATCAACGATCTGGACTGGGAAGGTCACGGCATCACCATTTCGGTGCGTATCAATGGCTTGGATACTCAATACATGGTGCGCGACGTCGTCGATCTGGTCGAACAATGCGGCGAAAAGTTGCAAACGATTCTGATTCCCAAGGTTGGCGTCTATGCCGATGTCTATATGGTCGAAGCGATGCTGTCCCAGCTGGAAATGCAACAGGGATTGAAGCACCGTATCGGCATCGAGTGTCTGATCGAAACCGCGTTGGGCATGGCCAATGTGGAAGATGTCGCCAAACAGGGCGCTTTAGGCGGACGCCTGGAAGCCTTGCATTTCGGCGTCGCCGACTACGCCGCCAGCAACCGCGCCCGGACCGTCAACATCGGCGGCCTGAATCCGGATTATCCGGGTGACCAGTGGCATGCCGCGATCAGCCGCATGACGGTCGCCTGTCGCGCTTATGGCTTGCGTCCGATCGACGGGCCGTTTGGCGATATCAAAGATCCCGAAGGTTATAAACAGGCGGCCAGACGCGCTGCAGCCCTGGGCTGCGAAGGCAAGTGGGCGATCCATCCCTCCCAAATCGAACTGGCCAACGAAGTGTTCACTCCTCCGACCGAGGAAGTCGACAAAGCCAAACGCATACTGGAAGCGTTGAAAGAAGCGGCGGCGCAAGGCAAAGGCGCGGCGGCTCTGGACGGTCGATTGATCGATGCGGCTTCCGAAAGAATGGCGAACAACGTCGTCAGAACCGCGGAAGCGATTGCCGCAAAAAGCAAGTAA
- a CDS encoding aminotransferase class V-fold PLP-dependent enzyme, translated as MAGRNHLFIPGPTNTPHEVLSAMHVPMEDHRSPDFPKLMKPVLEDLKKIFRTESGQAFVYPATGTAGWEIALTNTLSPGDKVLIYRFGQFSHLWINMAQRLGLDVEFHEVEWGKGIPLDALEARLKEDSSHEIKAVLATHNETATGVTSDIGGVRKAMDAANHPALLFVDGVSSIASIEFRMDDWGVDGAISGSQKGFMLPAGLAIVAFSQKALQATETAKFPRCFLDLKDMANANKDGYTPYTPSTPMIHGLRKALDMLLEEGMENIYARHHRLAEGTRRAIAAWGLKLCAQPGFESDTVSAVVVPEDKDARDVISTAYHKYNISLGAGLTEVAGKVFRIGHIGDMNDVSMLGAIAGVEMAMLDNGFDIKPGSGVAAAIEYYRSTAS; from the coding sequence ATGGCTGGTCGCAACCACTTATTTATTCCTGGCCCAACCAATACCCCCCACGAAGTTCTAAGCGCAATGCACGTCCCGATGGAAGATCACCGCTCGCCGGACTTCCCTAAATTGATGAAACCGGTCCTGGAAGATCTGAAAAAAATCTTTCGCACCGAAAGCGGACAAGCCTTCGTCTACCCCGCCACCGGAACAGCCGGCTGGGAAATTGCCCTGACTAACACATTAAGCCCTGGCGACAAGGTTTTGATCTATCGTTTCGGCCAATTCAGCCACCTGTGGATCAACATGGCGCAACGCCTGGGTCTGGACGTGGAGTTCCATGAAGTCGAATGGGGCAAAGGCATTCCATTGGATGCGTTGGAAGCGCGCCTGAAAGAAGACAGCAGCCATGAAATCAAGGCGGTACTGGCGACTCATAACGAAACCGCCACCGGCGTAACCAGCGACATCGGCGGCGTACGCAAGGCGATGGACGCAGCCAACCACCCGGCTCTGTTATTCGTCGACGGCGTCAGCTCGATTGCCAGCATCGAATTCCGCATGGACGACTGGGGCGTCGACGGCGCCATCAGCGGCTCGCAAAAAGGCTTCATGCTGCCGGCCGGCCTGGCCATCGTCGCGTTCAGCCAAAAAGCGCTGCAAGCGACCGAAACAGCGAAATTCCCTCGCTGCTTCCTGGACCTGAAAGACATGGCCAACGCCAATAAAGACGGCTACACCCCTTACACGCCATCGACACCGATGATACACGGATTACGTAAGGCGCTGGACATGTTGCTGGAAGAAGGCATGGAAAACATCTATGCCCGTCATCACCGTCTGGCCGAAGGCACGCGTCGCGCCATCGCCGCCTGGGGACTGAAATTGTGCGCCCAGCCCGGCTTCGAGTCCGACACCGTTTCCGCGGTCGTTGTGCCGGAAGACAAGGATGCCCGCGACGTCATCAGCACCGCCTATCATAAATACAACATTTCCCTAGGCGCCGGCTTAACCGAAGTCGCCGGCAAAGTCTTCCGCATCGGCCACATCGGCGACATGAACGACGTTTCCATGCTGGGCGCTATCGCCGGTGTCGAAATGGCCATGCTGGACAACGGTTTCGACATCAAACCCGGCAGCGGTGTTGCCGCAGCGATCGAGTACTACCGCTCAACCGCGTCCTAA
- a CDS encoding type II toxin-antitoxin system RelE/ParE family toxin — MNSFMLTRKAKSDLRSIALHSEKKWGREQRYTYIKQFDDTFQLLANKPSIGQSCDYIKKGYRKFPNSSHLIFYRCISNAQIEIVRILHKRMDVRVQLTDS; from the coding sequence ATGAATTCATTTATGCTGACTAGGAAGGCTAAATCAGACTTAAGGTCAATCGCACTCCACTCCGAGAAGAAATGGGGTAGAGAACAGCGCTATACCTACATTAAGCAATTTGACGACACTTTCCAATTACTAGCCAACAAACCAAGTATCGGTCAGAGCTGCGATTACATAAAAAAAGGTTATAGAAAATTTCCTAACTCTAGCCACTTAATATTTTATCGTTGTATTTCCAATGCTCAAATTGAGATCGTAAGAATTTTACACAAGAGAATGGATGTGCGAGTTCAGCTGACTGATTCATAA
- a CDS encoding type II toxin-antitoxin system ParD family antitoxin: MAKNTSITLGKHFDGFIAQQIKEGRYASASEVVRAALRLLEDSERKVAALRKLIDEGEASGTATYNYDSFMDELDDELD, encoded by the coding sequence ATGGCTAAAAACACTAGTATAACGCTGGGGAAGCACTTTGACGGCTTTATTGCCCAGCAAATTAAAGAAGGCCGATATGCCTCCGCCAGCGAGGTTGTAAGAGCCGCCCTTAGACTGCTAGAAGACAGCGAGCGTAAAGTTGCAGCCCTTAGAAAACTCATAGATGAAGGTGAAGCGAGCGGCACTGCCACCTATAACTACGATTCTTTTATGGACGAACTGGATGATGAATTAGATTAA